From the genome of Psychrilyobacter atlanticus DSM 19335, one region includes:
- the lspA gene encoding signal peptidase II encodes MRLIILIVALLGIDQWTKELVASSMSEGDTVGILNDFFHITYVKNHGVAFGMFQGEIKTISIVAIIAILGIIYFMIKQLKPHEVISKYAYAFILAGAIGNMIDRIYRGFVVDFADFRGIWKFVFNMADVWINIGVFLLILEVIILERKKKQLKKKN; translated from the coding sequence ATGAGGTTAATTATTTTAATTGTAGCCCTTTTAGGAATAGATCAATGGACTAAGGAATTAGTAGCAAGCTCTATGTCTGAAGGAGATACTGTAGGCATCTTAAATGATTTTTTTCATATAACTTATGTAAAAAACCATGGTGTGGCCTTTGGAATGTTCCAAGGGGAGATAAAAACTATTAGTATAGTAGCCATAATAGCTATATTAGGAATAATATATTTCATGATAAAGCAGCTGAAACCTCATGAAGTCATCTCGAAATACGCATATGCTTTTATATTAGCAGGTGCTATTGGGAATATGATAGATAGGATATATAGAGGATTTGTAGTTGATTTTGCAGATTTTAGAGGTATTTGGAAGTTTGTATTTAACATGGCAGATGTTTGGATTAATATAGGAGTATTTTTACTGATATTAGAAGTAATTATATTAGAGAGAAAGAAAAAGCAACTAAAAAAGAAAAACTAA
- the galU gene encoding UTP--glucose-1-phosphate uridylyltransferase GalU, giving the protein MRKITKAVIPAAGLGTRVLPATKAQPKEMLTIVDKPSLQYIVEELVESGITDIVIVTGRHKNSIEDHFDYSYEVETTLEKKGKLELLNKIKDISDMANIFYVRQNHPLGLGHAILKAKPFIGDEPFVIALGDDIMYNDEKPVTKQLIENYEKHGNSVIGVQEVADEDVSKYGIVKPIKNLDEDTVLMEDFIEKPNLEDAPSKMACLGRYLLTSDIFKHLEKQGAGVGGEIQLTDSILAMIKDGNDIGAYRFKGKRYDIGSKLGLLKANIEFGLRNEETKDGLKEYLETIKL; this is encoded by the coding sequence ATGAGAAAAATTACAAAAGCAGTTATACCAGCAGCAGGATTAGGGACTAGAGTATTGCCAGCAACAAAGGCTCAACCTAAAGAGATGCTGACTATCGTAGATAAGCCATCATTACAATACATAGTTGAAGAATTAGTAGAATCTGGAATAACAGATATTGTTATAGTAACAGGAAGACATAAGAATTCAATAGAGGATCACTTTGATTATTCTTATGAAGTAGAAACTACTCTAGAGAAAAAGGGAAAATTAGAATTATTAAATAAGATAAAGGATATATCTGATATGGCTAATATATTCTACGTAAGACAAAATCATCCTCTAGGATTGGGACATGCAATCTTGAAAGCTAAACCATTTATAGGTGATGAGCCATTTGTTATTGCTCTAGGTGATGATATTATGTATAATGATGAAAAACCTGTAACTAAGCAGCTTATTGAAAATTATGAGAAACACGGTAATAGTGTAATAGGAGTTCAAGAAGTAGCAGATGAAGATGTATCTAAATATGGGATTGTAAAACCAATTAAAAACCTAGATGAAGATACTGTGTTGATGGAGGACTTTATAGAGAAACCAAATTTAGAGGATGCACCTTCTAAGATGGCTTGTTTAGGGAGATATCTGTTGACCAGTGATATATTTAAACATCTAGAAAAGCAAGGGGCAGGTGTAGGTGGAGAGATACAACTTACAGACTCAATCTTGGCTATGATAAAAGATGGAAACGATATAGGAGCATATAGATTTAAGGGTAAAAGATATGATATTGGGAGTAAACTAGGTTTACTGAAAGCCAATATAGAGTTTGGTCTGCGTAACGAAGAGACAAAAGACGGGCTGAAAGAATATCTAGAAACAATAAAGTTATAA
- the ileS gene encoding isoleucine--tRNA ligase, producing the protein MSEEKKDYGKTLNLPKTNFQMRANLAGKEPQMLNVWRKQNIYEKSLKEGARQFILHDGPPYANGDIHIGHALNKILKDIILKYKRLQGFDAPYVPGWDTHGLPIEFKVAEELGDKIKDMHPLKVREKCTKYAKKWVEKQKEGFKRLGILAEWDKPYLTLNPEYEAEQLEVFKELYENGYIFKGLKPIHWSPVSKTALAEAEIEYHNHKSPTMFLKMEANPDALEVMGIEEASFVIWTTTPWTIPANMAICLNEEFDYGIYKTSKGNLVLAEGLAEKALADMGIEGAELIKKFKGGELEKLTYKHPFLDRTGLIILGDHVTLEAGTGCVHTAPGHGQDDYVVATRYGIEVICPVDQDGHLTDEAGERFSGMYYQKANKAILAYMEETGHLLHTEIIEHSYPHDWRSKTPVIFRATEQWFVKIEGSDIREKALKALEDVEFLPAWGRNRLTTMMENRPDWCISRQRTWGVHIPIFYNNKTGEEIFNTEIADKVIALVKKEGSAAWVKYSAEELIGEELLEKYNLKDIELRKETNIMDVWFDSGVSHRSVLNTRDYLRRPADLYLEGSDQHRGWFQTSLLTSIGSTGDAPYKAILTHGFVNDKDGKKMSKSVGNTVDPMDIINTYGADILRLWCASVDYSDDVRISDNAIKQISESYRRVRNTARYILGNINDFNPATDKVAYEDLTEIDKWALHRLETLKTNVTANYDKYEFYNLFNDVHYFAGIEMSAFYLDIIKDRLYVEKTDSNARRSAQTVMYEVLVAMTKMISPVLSFTAEEIWGKLPDAAKDTDSVLLTSWYEANPEWINEELGTKWDEISKLRKEVNKVLEKARQGEDKIIGNALDAKLELHIADEKLKAFVESNKDLLETVFLVSQFDIVSEATAEFTVAEEVEGLNLKVSHAAGEKCERCWKYSENLGTDSEYTDICPRCTDVMTK; encoded by the coding sequence ATGTCTGAAGAGAAAAAAGATTATGGGAAAACCCTAAATCTCCCAAAAACAAATTTTCAAATGAGGGCTAATTTAGCTGGGAAGGAACCTCAAATGTTAAATGTTTGGAGAAAACAAAATATATATGAGAAAAGTTTAAAAGAGGGTGCTAGGCAATTTATATTGCATGACGGACCTCCGTATGCCAATGGAGATATACATATTGGACATGCATTAAATAAAATATTAAAAGATATTATATTAAAATATAAAAGATTACAAGGTTTTGATGCACCGTACGTTCCAGGTTGGGATACACATGGATTACCAATCGAATTTAAAGTTGCAGAGGAATTAGGAGATAAGATAAAAGATATGCATCCTCTAAAAGTTAGAGAAAAATGTACTAAATATGCTAAAAAATGGGTTGAAAAGCAAAAAGAAGGATTCAAAAGACTTGGAATATTAGCTGAATGGGATAAACCTTATTTAACTTTAAATCCAGAATATGAAGCAGAGCAATTAGAAGTTTTCAAAGAGTTATATGAAAACGGATATATCTTTAAAGGATTAAAGCCGATACATTGGTCACCTGTAAGTAAAACAGCTCTTGCAGAAGCAGAGATAGAGTACCATAACCATAAATCACCAACAATGTTTCTTAAGATGGAAGCTAACCCTGATGCATTAGAAGTAATGGGTATAGAAGAAGCTTCATTTGTAATCTGGACAACAACTCCTTGGACAATTCCTGCTAATATGGCTATCTGTCTAAATGAAGAATTTGACTATGGTATCTATAAGACATCTAAAGGGAACTTAGTATTAGCTGAGGGACTAGCAGAAAAAGCATTAGCTGATATGGGAATAGAAGGTGCCGAGTTAATCAAGAAATTTAAAGGTGGAGAATTAGAAAAATTAACATATAAGCATCCATTCTTAGATAGAACTGGATTAATTATTTTAGGTGACCACGTAACTTTAGAAGCTGGTACTGGATGTGTACATACAGCTCCTGGACATGGTCAAGATGACTATGTAGTAGCTACGAGATATGGTATTGAAGTAATCTGTCCAGTAGACCAAGATGGTCACTTAACAGATGAAGCCGGGGAAAGATTCTCTGGAATGTACTATCAAAAAGCAAATAAAGCTATCTTAGCATATATGGAAGAAACAGGTCACTTATTACATACAGAAATAATAGAGCATTCTTATCCACATGACTGGAGAAGTAAGACACCGGTAATCTTTAGAGCAACTGAACAATGGTTCGTAAAGATTGAGGGATCAGACATTAGAGAAAAAGCATTAAAAGCATTAGAAGATGTAGAATTCTTACCTGCATGGGGAAGAAATAGATTGACTACTATGATGGAAAACAGACCTGACTGGTGTATCTCTAGACAAAGAACTTGGGGAGTACATATCCCTATCTTCTATAACAACAAGACTGGAGAGGAGATCTTCAACACTGAAATAGCTGATAAAGTTATTGCATTAGTTAAAAAAGAAGGATCGGCAGCATGGGTTAAATATTCAGCTGAAGAGTTAATTGGAGAAGAATTATTAGAAAAGTACAACTTAAAAGATATAGAGTTAAGAAAAGAAACAAATATCATGGATGTATGGTTTGATTCTGGAGTATCTCATAGAAGTGTATTAAATACTAGAGATTACCTAAGAAGACCTGCAGATCTATATTTAGAAGGATCAGATCAGCATAGAGGTTGGTTCCAAACTTCATTATTAACTTCTATTGGTTCTACTGGAGATGCACCTTATAAAGCTATCTTAACTCATGGATTTGTAAATGATAAAGATGGTAAAAAAATGTCTAAATCAGTAGGAAATACAGTAGATCCTATGGATATAATAAATACATATGGAGCAGATATCTTAAGATTATGGTGTGCATCTGTAGACTATAGTGATGATGTAAGAATATCTGATAACGCAATCAAGCAAATTTCTGAATCTTATAGAAGAGTTAGAAACACAGCCAGATATATTCTAGGAAATATAAATGACTTTAATCCTGCAACGGATAAAGTAGCATATGAAGACTTAACAGAGATAGATAAGTGGGCATTACATAGATTAGAAACATTAAAAACTAATGTAACAGCTAACTATGATAAATATGAGTTCTATAACTTATTCAATGATGTTCATTATTTTGCAGGGATCGAGATGTCAGCATTCTACCTAGATATAATCAAAGATAGATTATATGTAGAGAAAACTGACTCAAACGCTAGAAGATCGGCTCAAACTGTTATGTATGAAGTATTAGTAGCTATGACGAAGATGATCTCACCTGTGTTATCATTTACAGCAGAAGAAATTTGGGGTAAATTACCAGATGCAGCTAAAGATACAGATTCAGTATTATTAACTTCTTGGTATGAAGCTAACCCTGAATGGATCAATGAAGAATTAGGAACTAAGTGGGATGAAATTTCAAAACTTAGAAAAGAAGTAAATAAAGTATTAGAAAAAGCTAGACAAGGTGAAGATAAGATAATTGGTAATGCATTAGATGCAAAATTAGAATTACATATAGCTGATGAAAAATTAAAAGCTTTTGTTGAATCTAATAAAGATCTTTTAGAGACAGTATTCTTAGTATCTCAATTTGATATTGTAAGTGAAGCAACAGCAGAATTTACAGTAGCAGAAGAAGTAGAAGGATTAAATCTAAAAGTAAGTCATGCAGCTGGAGAAAAATGTGAAAGATGTTGGAAATATTCTGAAAACTTAGGAACAGATTCAGAGTATACTGATATTTGTCCTAGATGTACAGATGTAATGACAAAATAA
- a CDS encoding Tex family protein has protein sequence MNINQIVAEELKIKVEQVENTIKLLDEGATVPFISRYRKEITENLDEVVIREILEKITYLRNLEKRKEEVIKLIGDQGKLTEKLKKSILGAKKLQKVEDLYLPYKKKKKTKADTAIENGLEPLAMYTRKLGITLSDIEEEAKKYINENILETKDAIDGAKLILAQNISEKAKYRENIRERMLKFGEVNTTLVKKNKDLDEKKTYEDYYEHIENVSRMPSHRILAVNRGEKEKIISVSIKLNDKTKEMVEFHLLSEFINRDLKEFYLDVVKDALSRLILPSVEREVRNIMTEKGELDAIKIFKENLKNLLLQPPLHEKNILGLDPAYRTGCKTVVINSDGFYQMDDVLYLVKGMHNPGKLQEAKKKILGYIQKYKIDIIAIGNGTASRETEAFVAELLKEVKEDVKYLIVNEAGASVYSASKIAAEEFPDFDVTVRGAISIARRIQDPLAELVKIDPKSIGVGMYQHDVNQKKLEGSLGDVIEGVVNSVGINVNTASWALLAYISGVKKNVAKNIEEYRKVNGKFTTRKELLKVKGLGAKAYEQMAGFLIVPESKNPLDNTIIHPESYKIAEKMLKNTKTSLVEYKDDLEGVRSNLKTMNLEEFITKEEVGKETAKDIYEALIRDRRDPRDDIPKPLLKSDVLKISDLKEGMELEGTVRNVVNFGAFIDIGLKNDALLHISKFQKRVVDMTSELAVGEIIKVKVDSIDHNRNRVALTKKGL, from the coding sequence TTGAATATTAACCAAATAGTAGCAGAAGAGCTAAAAATTAAAGTGGAACAGGTTGAAAATACGATTAAATTGTTGGATGAAGGGGCTACAGTTCCTTTTATCTCAAGATATAGAAAAGAAATTACAGAAAATTTAGATGAAGTAGTAATAAGAGAGATATTAGAAAAGATTACCTATTTGAGAAACTTAGAAAAGAGAAAAGAAGAGGTTATAAAATTAATAGGCGATCAAGGTAAGTTAACAGAGAAGCTTAAAAAATCAATTTTAGGAGCTAAAAAATTACAAAAAGTGGAAGATTTATATCTACCATATAAAAAGAAAAAGAAAACTAAGGCTGATACAGCAATAGAGAATGGTTTAGAACCTCTAGCTATGTATACAAGAAAATTAGGAATAACATTGAGTGATATAGAGGAAGAAGCAAAGAAATATATCAATGAAAATATATTAGAAACAAAAGATGCTATAGATGGAGCTAAATTAATCTTAGCTCAAAATATAAGTGAAAAAGCTAAATACAGGGAAAATATAAGGGAAAGAATGTTAAAATTTGGTGAAGTTAATACAACTTTAGTCAAAAAAAATAAAGACTTAGATGAGAAAAAAACATATGAAGATTACTATGAGCATATAGAAAATGTGTCTAGAATGCCATCTCATAGAATATTAGCTGTAAATCGTGGAGAGAAAGAAAAGATTATCTCAGTATCTATAAAATTAAATGATAAAACTAAAGAGATGGTAGAATTTCATCTATTGAGTGAATTTATAAATAGAGACCTAAAAGAATTTTATTTAGATGTAGTAAAGGATGCTTTAAGCAGACTTATCTTACCATCTGTAGAAAGAGAAGTAAGAAACATCATGACTGAAAAAGGTGAATTAGATGCCATTAAAATATTTAAAGAAAATTTAAAGAACCTACTTTTACAACCACCTCTACATGAGAAAAATATCTTAGGGTTAGACCCAGCTTATAGAACAGGATGTAAAACTGTTGTTATAAATTCAGATGGATTTTACCAGATGGATGACGTATTATACCTGGTAAAGGGAATGCATAATCCAGGGAAATTACAGGAAGCTAAGAAGAAGATATTAGGGTATATACAAAAGTATAAGATAGATATTATAGCTATTGGTAATGGAACAGCATCTCGTGAAACAGAAGCCTTTGTAGCAGAACTACTAAAAGAGGTCAAGGAAGATGTGAAATACCTCATTGTAAATGAAGCTGGAGCTTCGGTATATTCTGCATCAAAAATTGCAGCAGAAGAATTCCCTGACTTTGATGTAACGGTAAGGGGAGCTATATCTATAGCTAGAAGAATTCAGGATCCGTTAGCAGAATTAGTAAAGATAGATCCAAAATCTATTGGTGTAGGGATGTACCAGCATGATGTAAATCAAAAGAAATTAGAGGGTTCTCTAGGAGATGTTATAGAGGGAGTAGTAAACTCAGTTGGGATAAATGTAAACACAGCATCTTGGGCATTACTAGCTTATATTTCTGGTGTAAAGAAAAATGTAGCGAAAAACATAGAGGAATATAGAAAGGTAAATGGGAAATTTACTACTAGAAAAGAATTACTAAAAGTTAAAGGATTAGGAGCTAAAGCCTATGAACAGATGGCAGGATTCTTGATAGTACCTGAAAGTAAAAATCCATTAGATAACACTATAATTCATCCGGAATCTTATAAGATAGCTGAAAAAATGTTAAAAAATACTAAGACTAGTCTAGTTGAGTATAAGGATGACTTAGAAGGTGTGAGATCTAACTTGAAAACTATGAATTTAGAAGAATTTATAACCAAGGAAGAGGTAGGGAAAGAAACTGCTAAAGATATCTATGAAGCATTGATTAGGGATAGAAGAGACCCTAGAGATGATATACCAAAACCACTCCTAAAATCGGATGTATTAAAAATATCTGATCTTAAAGAGGGAATGGAATTAGAAGGGACAGTAAGAAATGTAGTCAACTTTGGAGCTTTTATCGATATTGGATTAAAAAATGATGCACTACTGCATATATCTAAATTTCAGAAAAGAGTAGTAGATATGACTAGTGAGCTGGCAGTAGGAGAGATAATAAAAGTAAAAGTAGACAGTATAGACCATAATAGAAACAGGGTAGCACTAACTAAGAAAGGACTATAA
- the metG gene encoding methionine--tRNA ligase, giving the protein MSKNFYVTTPIYYVNGDPHVGSAYTTIAADVLARYKKTMGYDVFFLTGSDEHGQKVEEKAIEMGYTPQEWTDKMSVRFKEMWEKLNIDNNDFIRTTEDRHKKAVQKIIQKVYDNGDIYKGSYEGKYCVSCETFVPENQIVGENGCPDCGKELGVVKEESYFFKMSKYQDMLLKHIDENPEFILPKSRRNEVISFIKQGLMDLSISRNTFDWGIPLKIDEEHITYVWFDALTNYLTAVGYENNEDMFSKFWKDGEIVHLLGKDILRFHAIIWPCMLLAAGEKLPEKIVAHGWWTVAGEKMSKSKGNVVDPIAEIEKYGVDAFRYFLLSEVHFGSDGDYNTTAMINRVNANLSNDLGNLLNRTLGMYSKYFGSVVEAGEGHEIYDDEIKVLWEETLAEVDKYMSTVEFSKALEAIWKFVSRMNKYIDETMPWALAKTDEGKPRLAVVLKNLVEALNKIAVMVYPYIPESASKMWEQLGIDGDIKTAKVEDIKAWDILKAGHKLGEATPIFPRLEKPVEKVTLEINKDLVIENPIEITDFEKIEMKVVEILEAELVEGSKRLIKFKVETGSGIRQIVSGIAKTYKKPEELVGKKVMAVLNLNSVELQGEISQGMLLTTVEKKRTKLIFIDEAVKVASKIK; this is encoded by the coding sequence ATGAGTAAAAATTTTTATGTAACAACACCTATATATTATGTAAATGGAGATCCCCATGTGGGAAGTGCTTATACGACTATAGCAGCAGATGTATTGGCTAGATATAAAAAAACAATGGGATATGATGTATTTTTCTTGACTGGTTCAGATGAACATGGTCAAAAAGTTGAGGAAAAAGCTATTGAGATGGGATACACTCCTCAAGAGTGGACAGACAAGATGTCAGTAAGATTTAAAGAGATGTGGGAAAAATTAAATATAGATAACAATGATTTTATTAGAACAACTGAAGATAGACATAAAAAAGCAGTACAAAAGATCATTCAAAAAGTATATGACAATGGGGATATATATAAAGGGTCTTATGAGGGGAAATATTGTGTTTCATGTGAAACTTTTGTTCCTGAAAATCAAATCGTAGGAGAAAATGGATGTCCGGATTGTGGTAAAGAACTAGGAGTAGTAAAAGAGGAGTCATACTTCTTTAAAATGAGTAAATATCAAGATATGTTATTAAAACATATAGATGAAAATCCTGAATTTATCCTGCCAAAAAGCAGAAGAAATGAAGTTATATCTTTCATAAAGCAAGGATTGATGGATCTTTCTATCTCAAGAAATACTTTTGACTGGGGAATTCCTTTAAAGATAGATGAAGAACATATTACCTATGTATGGTTTGATGCACTTACAAATTATTTAACTGCTGTAGGGTATGAAAATAATGAAGATATGTTCTCTAAATTCTGGAAAGATGGAGAGATAGTACACCTGTTAGGAAAGGATATATTAAGATTCCATGCTATAATCTGGCCTTGTATGTTATTAGCTGCTGGGGAGAAATTACCAGAGAAGATAGTAGCTCATGGATGGTGGACTGTAGCAGGAGAAAAGATGTCAAAATCTAAGGGAAATGTAGTGGATCCTATTGCAGAAATAGAAAAATATGGTGTAGATGCATTCAGATACTTCCTACTTAGCGAAGTTCATTTTGGAAGTGATGGAGACTATAACACTACAGCTATGATCAACAGGGTAAATGCAAACCTATCTAATGACTTAGGAAACTTATTAAATAGAACCTTAGGAATGTATAGTAAGTATTTTGGTTCAGTAGTTGAAGCGGGAGAAGGCCATGAAATTTATGATGATGAAATTAAGGTATTATGGGAAGAAACACTGGCAGAAGTAGATAAATATATGAGTACTGTTGAATTTTCTAAGGCTTTAGAAGCTATATGGAAATTTGTATCAAGAATGAATAAATATATCGATGAAACTATGCCTTGGGCTCTAGCTAAAACTGATGAAGGGAAACCTAGATTAGCAGTAGTATTGAAAAATTTAGTGGAAGCATTGAATAAAATAGCGGTAATGGTATATCCATATATTCCAGAATCAGCTTCTAAGATGTGGGAACAATTAGGAATTGATGGGGATATAAAAACAGCTAAGGTAGAAGATATAAAAGCATGGGATATCCTAAAAGCTGGACATAAATTAGGAGAAGCTACTCCTATTTTCCCAAGATTGGAAAAACCTGTAGAAAAAGTAACGTTAGAGATAAATAAAGATTTAGTTATTGAAAACCCTATTGAGATTACTGATTTTGAAAAAATAGAGATGAAAGTAGTGGAGATATTAGAAGCAGAATTAGTAGAAGGTTCTAAAAGATTGATTAAATTCAAGGTAGAGACAGGGTCAGGAATCAGACAAATAGTATCTGGAATAGCTAAGACTTATAAAAAACCTGAAGAATTAGTAGGGAAAAAAGTTATGGCAGTATTGAACTTAAACTCTGTAGAGTTACAAGGAGAAATATCACAAGGGATGTTACTGACGACAGTTGAAAAAAAGAGAACTAAATTAATCTTTATAGATGAAGCTGTAAAAGTAGCTAGTAAGATAAAGTAA
- a CDS encoding sensor histidine kinase: MKLKRDSLLFKTILYNDLSMLLTGLTIIGLVVIFVFKELEKNFSIKAVEKFQVIEDMLDIRNTEFINELINFANSEGFVKKDLFITSIRTSEENKEIYENMKKELISKNFSLYHESRLTVIGKDGSILDENGMHTEINNEFIKNLRIVRNKLSITIDSVMYDKLEEKFYYEIVVPIEENDEIYAVLVEIPLEKDYFRGNKYLMVADHDDVEDLGLYQSRAPLSLTAMELNRLKKEKAKLIKLNEKGYSVKSLTIKGIDYNIVSRPVLNSFGKEVGYLVLSLSEPALTKFKTGTMSLIILATIILILLNSFIINGTFKQLLMPLEDLSLAVDDIASGNLDRDVRLNGTSEIKLLSLATKKMVEKLKNNNFILEDQNEKLKTYIHRVEGVEKLLLGVRKEPSDSGIIDLILKGFTSGVGLNYDRAIFFEYSNEQGCLVGKKIRKNRNIIKEDKLSSFDLRYETMKEIVPLIKIKNDDNLFHKAISEKRIIFENRRGYKIYLGSELLMGFGLSNFMILPIFNGDQNVGCILIDNYISGRRIEVEDVELFNVILLNVGIHYENQQIELEKITNERDIAIGRMFKKIIYRRNKVIEKYTLMMMKLYNNDQINGEAFKEFRDEICNINREDSILFDYSDKKEYNFEKLKINKFLTEVVESYVRCNPNRDISLFLGEEANFLGDSIELTKAFREIINNALNAITGVTNGRINIISKVNDENIKIKILDNGSGISTKALGENLFEPFASGNEESSGLGLAIANKIISSHRGIIKIKSKLGEGAEIKIILNRYKEDMNV, translated from the coding sequence ATGAAGCTAAAAAGAGATTCATTACTTTTTAAAACGATATTATATAATGACTTGTCTATGTTACTTACGGGACTGACAATAATAGGACTAGTTGTTATTTTCGTATTTAAAGAATTAGAAAAAAACTTTTCTATTAAAGCGGTAGAAAAGTTTCAAGTGATAGAGGATATGCTGGATATAAGAAATACTGAATTTATAAATGAGCTTATAAATTTTGCTAACTCTGAAGGGTTCGTAAAAAAAGACCTTTTTATAACTTCGATCCGAACATCGGAAGAAAATAAAGAGATCTATGAGAATATGAAAAAAGAGTTGATATCTAAGAATTTTAGTCTCTATCATGAGTCGAGATTGACTGTCATAGGAAAAGACGGGTCAATATTGGATGAAAACGGTATGCATACTGAAATAAATAATGAGTTTATTAAGAACTTGAGAATTGTAAGAAATAAATTATCTATAACTATAGATTCTGTTATGTATGATAAACTAGAGGAAAAATTTTATTATGAAATTGTAGTTCCAATAGAAGAAAATGATGAAATCTATGCTGTTTTAGTAGAAATACCTTTAGAAAAAGATTATTTTAGAGGAAACAAATATCTTATGGTAGCAGACCATGACGATGTAGAAGATTTAGGGTTATATCAAAGTAGAGCCCCATTATCCTTAACTGCCATGGAATTAAACAGGTTAAAAAAGGAAAAAGCTAAGCTGATAAAATTAAATGAAAAAGGATATAGTGTTAAAAGTTTAACCATTAAAGGGATAGACTATAATATTGTTTCCAGGCCAGTATTAAATTCTTTTGGGAAGGAAGTTGGTTATCTGGTACTCAGTCTATCAGAACCGGCATTGACTAAGTTTAAAACGGGAACCATGTCTTTAATAATCTTAGCCACAATAATCTTGATCTTACTCAATTCATTTATAATAAATGGTACATTTAAACAGCTTCTAATGCCTTTAGAAGATCTGTCTCTAGCAGTAGATGATATAGCTTCGGGAAACTTAGATAGAGATGTGAGGCTGAATGGGACCAGTGAGATAAAACTTCTGAGTCTTGCTACAAAAAAAATGGTAGAAAAATTAAAAAATAACAATTTTATATTAGAGGATCAGAATGAAAAATTAAAAACTTATATTCACAGGGTAGAAGGAGTGGAAAAACTCCTCCTAGGTGTAAGAAAGGAACCTAGTGACAGTGGGATAATAGATCTAATATTGAAGGGGTTTACTTCTGGTGTAGGCTTAAATTATGACAGAGCGATATTTTTTGAATATAGTAATGAACAGGGCTGTCTGGTAGGTAAAAAAATAAGGAAAAATAGAAATATAATTAAGGAAGATAAACTCTCTAGTTTTGATCTGAGGTATGAAACTATGAAAGAGATAGTTCCATTGATCAAGATAAAAAATGATGATAACTTATTTCATAAGGCTATATCGGAAAAGAGAATTATCTTTGAGAACAGAAGAGGTTATAAGATCTATCTGGGAAGCGAACTTCTTATGGGGTTTGGTCTGAGTAATTTTATGATATTGCCGATCTTTAATGGGGATCAAAATGTTGGGTGTATATTAATAGATAATTATATCTCTGGTAGAAGGATAGAGGTTGAAGATGTAGAGTTATTTAATGTAATCCTATTAAATGTTGGGATACACTATGAAAATCAACAGATTGAGCTGGAAAAAATAACCAATGAAAGAGATATCGCCATAGGACGTATGTTTAAAAAAATTATCTACAGAAGAAATAAAGTAATTGAAAAATATACCCTGATGATGATGAAACTCTATAATAATGATCAAATAAATGGTGAAGCTTTTAAAGAATTTAGAGATGAGATATGTAATATCAATAGGGAAGACTCGATATTATTTGATTATTCCGATAAAAAGGAGTATAATTTTGAGAAATTAAAAATCAATAAATTCTTAACTGAGGTAGTAGAAAGTTATGTTAGATGTAATCCAAATAGAGATATTTCTCTATTTTTAGGTGAAGAAGCCAATTTCTTAGGAGATTCTATAGAACTTACAAAAGCATTTCGTGAAATTATAAATAATGCACTGAATGCTATAACTGGAGTCACAAATGGTAGGATCAATATAATATCTAAGGTAAATGATGAAAATATAAAAATAAAAATTCTTGATAATGGATCAGGGATATCTACAAAGGCTTTAGGGGAAAATTTATTCGAACCATTTGCCAGTGGAAATGAAGAGTCATCAGGGCTGGGCCTTGCTATCGCTAACAAGATAATCAGTAGCCATAGAGGGATTATTAAAATAAAATCAAAACTCGGTGAAGGAGCAGAGATAAAAATAATTTTAAATAGATATAAGGAGGATATGAATGTCTGA